One window of the Labeo rohita strain BAU-BD-2019 chromosome 9, IGBB_LRoh.1.0, whole genome shotgun sequence genome contains the following:
- the zic5 gene encoding zinc finger protein ZIC 5 has protein sequence MEPPLSKRNSAIRLADLASTQALPHQNMTGFPGIGGHHPHSHHAHLHPGEMGNDPGVALTPFGPEHMAQTNALKLSPSQPVQSHPEAQTAASFTSSQTTVGFPVAHPHTGYTTSRDFILRRELSASAMHALGDQHSSASSPHHHGMFISPTGAYGHAEGGAHPLFSGLHEQAAPGAHHHHHALNGQMRLGLPGDIYGRPEHFGHRPEHYGSSSLHSYNSMNLNVNLATAPHGATGAFLRYMRQPIKQELICKWIDQEQTSKKPCSKTFSTMHELVNHVTVEHVGGPEQSSHVCFWEECPREGKAFKAKYKLINHIRVHTGEKPFPCPFPGCGKVFARSENLKIHKRTHTGEKPFKCEFDGCDRKFANSSDRKKHSHVHTSDKPYFCKVRGCDKSYTHPSSLRKHMKVHCKSPPPPSANTGSSYHPSSTTIGDALSPNLEPHRNRSSNLSPQVTNLNEWYVCQGSAGPNNLHTPSSDVPTSESDDEDSYRHTDPRAML, from the exons ATGGAGCCCCCTTTAAGCAAGAGGAATTCGGCGATAAGATTAGCGGATTTGGCATCGACTCAAGCCCTTCCTCATCAGAATATGACAGGCTTCCCGGGGATAGGGGGGCATCACCCGCACTCCCACCATGCCCACCTCCACCCTGGGGAGATGGGCAACGACCCCGGAGTGGCTCTCACTCCATTTGGACCCGAGCACATGGCACAGACCAATGCTCTCAAACTTAGTCCCTCTCAGCCTGTTCAAAGCCATCCCGAAGCCCAGACCGCGGCATCTTTCACGTCTTCTCAGACCACAGTTGGTTTCCCCGTGGCTCACCCCCACACAGGCTACACCACCAGCAGGGACTTCATCCTCAGGAGAGAGCTCTCAGCCTCTGCTATGCATGCACTTGGCGACCAGCATAGTTCCGCCTCCTCCCCTCATCACCATGGCATGTTCATTTCCCCAACAGGTGCTTATGGGCACGCGGAAGGTGGTGCCCATCCACTTTTCTCTGGACTGCACGAGCAAGCGGCCCCAGGTgcccaccaccaccaccatgcCCTCAACGGGCAGATGCGGCTGGGTCTACCGGGGGACATCTACGGCAGGCCAGAGCACTTCGGCCACAGGCCCGAGCACTATGGATCTTCTTCTCTGCACAGCTACAACTCCATGAACTTAAATGTGAACCTCGCCACGGCTCCTCACGGAGCCACTGGGGCGTTTTTGCGATACATGCGGCAGCCTATCAAGCAAGAGCTCATCTGCAAGTGGATTGACCAGGAGCAGACGTCCAAGAAGCCCTGCTCCAAAACTTTCAGCACCATGCACGAGCTCGTCAACCATGTCACGGTGGAGCACGTCGGGGGACCGGAGCAGAGCAGTCACGTCTGCTTCTGGGAAGAGTGTCCGCGTGAGGGAAAGGCGTTTAAAGCCAAGTACAAACTCATCAATCACATCCGCGTGCACACGGGCGAGAAGCCGTTCCCGTGCCCTTTTCCCGGCTGTGGCAAAGTATTCGCGCGCTCGGAAAATCTCAAGATTCACAAGAGGACGCACACAG GTGAGAAGCCGTTCAAATGTGAGTTTGATGGCTGTGACAGGAAATTCGCCAACAGCAGTGACAGGAAGAAACACTCTCACGTCCACACCAGTGATAAGCCTTACTTCTGTAAAGTGAGGGGTTGTGACAAGTCGTACACACACCCGAGCTCTCTGCGCAAACACATGAAGGTTCACTGCAAGTCTCCTCCGCCCCCTTCCGCCAACACGGGCTCCTCTTACCATCCCTCGTCCACGACGATCGGTGATGCCCTCTCACCAAACCTGGAGCCCCACAGGAACCGTTCGTCGAACCTTTCGCCTCAGGTGACCAACCTAAACGAATGGTACGTGTGCCAAGGGAGTGCTGGACCAAACAATCTACACACCCCCTCCAGCGATGTGCCAACGTCGGAATCCGACGACGAGGACTCTTACAGACACACAGATCCAAGGGCAATGCTCTGA
- the zic2a gene encoding zinc finger protein ZIC 2a isoform X2: protein MKFRGFGESSPAGGQHALFGPTAGSLHHSHTDSQGHILFPGIHEQHGSHGSPNVLNGQMRLGLPGEVFGRSDQYHQVSSPRTDPYSAAQLHNQYGSMNMNMGMNMAAHHHHPGAFFRYMRQQCIKQELICKWIDPEQLSNPKKSCNKTFSTMHELVTHVSVEHVGGPEQSNHVCFWEECPRESKPFKAKYKLVNHIRVHTGEKPFPCPFPGCGKVFARSENLKIHKRTHTGEKPFQCEFEGCDRRFANSSDRKKHMHVHTSDKPYLCKMCDKSYTHPSSLRKHMKVHESSPSASDSSPAASSGYESSTPPGLVSPSTETQSNNNLSPSSAVHSSNNHSSLSSNFSEWYV from the exons ATGAAATT CCGTGGATTCGGGGAATCGTCACCGGCGGGAGGCCAGCACGCACTCTTCGGCCCCACTGCCGGCTCGCTCCATCACTCTCACACAGACAGCCAAGGCCACATTCTGTTCCCTGGCATCCACGAGCAGCATGGATCTCACGGCTCCCCAAATGTGCTCAACGGGCAGATGCGACTCGGACTACCGGGGGAGGTTTTCGGGCGGTCAGATCAGTACCACCAGGTCTCCAGCCCAAGGACCGACCCTTACTCAGCCGCCCAGCTGCACAACCAGTACGGCTCCATGAATATGAACATGGGGATGAATATGGCAGCGCATCACCATCACCCCGGTGCCTTCTTTCGCTACATGAGGCAGCAGTGTATTAAGCAAGAGCTCATCTGTAAGTGGATCGATCCGGAGCAGCTCAGCAATCCGAAGAAGAGTTGCAATAAAACTTTCAGCACCATGCATGAGCTGGTCACCCACGTCTCGGTCGAGCACGTTGGAGGACCCGAACAGAGCAACCACGTCTGCTTTTGGGAAGAGTGTCCCCGGGAAAGCAAGCCTTTTAAAGCCAAATATAAACTGGTCAATCACATACGCGTGCATACGGGAGAAAAACCTTTCCCCTGCCCGTTCCCTGGATGTGGCAAAGTCTTCGCGAGGTCAGAAAACCTGAAGATTCACAAGAGAACACACACAG GGGAGAAACCATTTCAGTGTGAGTTTGAGGGATGTGATCGGCGCTTCGCGAACAGCAGTGACCGAAAGAAGCACATGCACGTTCACACGTCAGACAAACCGTATCTTTGCAAAATGTGTGACAAGTCCTACACTCACCCCAGCTCTCTTCGAAAGCATATGAAG gtTCACGAGTCATCCCCATCTGCATCCGACTCGTCGCCAGCGGCAAGTTCTGGTTATGAGTCCTCAACACCCCCCGGTCTGGTGTCCCCCTCCACTGAGACCCAAAGCAACAACAATCTGTCGCCTTCCTCAGCGGTCCACAGTTCCAACAACCACAGCAGTTTATCGTCTAATTTCAGTGAATGGTATGTTTAA
- the zic2a gene encoding zinc finger protein ZIC 2a isoform X1, which produces MLLDAGHQFPGLGVGTFARHHHSSSEMQDRDLSLAQNSFVDSAHMGAFKLNHDLSPGQSSAFTSQAPGYPAAALGAHAAHVTSYASSPFNSTRDFLFRSRGFGESSPAGGQHALFGPTAGSLHHSHTDSQGHILFPGIHEQHGSHGSPNVLNGQMRLGLPGEVFGRSDQYHQVSSPRTDPYSAAQLHNQYGSMNMNMGMNMAAHHHHPGAFFRYMRQQCIKQELICKWIDPEQLSNPKKSCNKTFSTMHELVTHVSVEHVGGPEQSNHVCFWEECPRESKPFKAKYKLVNHIRVHTGEKPFPCPFPGCGKVFARSENLKIHKRTHTGEKPFQCEFEGCDRRFANSSDRKKHMHVHTSDKPYLCKMCDKSYTHPSSLRKHMKVHESSPSASDSSPAASSGYESSTPPGLVSPSTETQSNNNLSPSSAVHSSNNHSSLSSNFSEWYV; this is translated from the exons ATGTTACTGGACGCTGGGCATCAGTTCCCTGGTTTGGGAGTGGGCACATTTGCCAGGCATCATCACTCCTCCAGTGAGATGCAGGACAGAGACTTGAGTTTAGCGCAGAACAGCTTCGTCGACTCGGCGCACATGGGCGCCTTCAAACTGAACCACGATCTCTCGCCCGGACAGAGTTCTGCATTCACGAGCCAAGCGCCCGGTTACCCCGCCGCGGCTCTGGGCGCGCACGCGGCTCATGTCACATCATATGCTAGCTCGCCGTTTAACTCCACGCGGGACTTTCTCTTTCGCAGCCGTGGATTCGGGGAATCGTCACCGGCGGGAGGCCAGCACGCACTCTTCGGCCCCACTGCCGGCTCGCTCCATCACTCTCACACAGACAGCCAAGGCCACATTCTGTTCCCTGGCATCCACGAGCAGCATGGATCTCACGGCTCCCCAAATGTGCTCAACGGGCAGATGCGACTCGGACTACCGGGGGAGGTTTTCGGGCGGTCAGATCAGTACCACCAGGTCTCCAGCCCAAGGACCGACCCTTACTCAGCCGCCCAGCTGCACAACCAGTACGGCTCCATGAATATGAACATGGGGATGAATATGGCAGCGCATCACCATCACCCCGGTGCCTTCTTTCGCTACATGAGGCAGCAGTGTATTAAGCAAGAGCTCATCTGTAAGTGGATCGATCCGGAGCAGCTCAGCAATCCGAAGAAGAGTTGCAATAAAACTTTCAGCACCATGCATGAGCTGGTCACCCACGTCTCGGTCGAGCACGTTGGAGGACCCGAACAGAGCAACCACGTCTGCTTTTGGGAAGAGTGTCCCCGGGAAAGCAAGCCTTTTAAAGCCAAATATAAACTGGTCAATCACATACGCGTGCATACGGGAGAAAAACCTTTCCCCTGCCCGTTCCCTGGATGTGGCAAAGTCTTCGCGAGGTCAGAAAACCTGAAGATTCACAAGAGAACACACACAG GGGAGAAACCATTTCAGTGTGAGTTTGAGGGATGTGATCGGCGCTTCGCGAACAGCAGTGACCGAAAGAAGCACATGCACGTTCACACGTCAGACAAACCGTATCTTTGCAAAATGTGTGACAAGTCCTACACTCACCCCAGCTCTCTTCGAAAGCATATGAAG gtTCACGAGTCATCCCCATCTGCATCCGACTCGTCGCCAGCGGCAAGTTCTGGTTATGAGTCCTCAACACCCCCCGGTCTGGTGTCCCCCTCCACTGAGACCCAAAGCAACAACAATCTGTCGCCTTCCTCAGCGGTCCACAGTTCCAACAACCACAGCAGTTTATCGTCTAATTTCAGTGAATGGTATGTTTAA